From a single Apium graveolens cultivar Ventura chromosome 2, ASM990537v1, whole genome shotgun sequence genomic region:
- the LOC141689708 gene encoding ubiquitin-like-specific protease ESD4: MEPRIPGGLTVHDYHVHASAMQSLAPGSWVDDRIIYTYMGLLMSREEEIHNGGIWERIPVYYFMDPYFMRACNKALRSFTGFSTANIGPTILEADYILIPCYVGDVHWVLFMFGTRRFEGLIIDSMNYEPSYREDIRVVSWLLPRLLHMIQPVEGCDPASAEVLALPSRPKQRKSNDCCLYVMKYMDYFTKGYDLATVPNWSQEEVDTFRWICRFWFGFSIVGGFLLVFGLLVGM, from the exons ATGGAGCCGAGGATTCCTGGTGGTCTTACTGTTCATGACTATCATGTCCATGCATCAGCGATGCAGAGCCTTGCTCCAGGATCATGGGTTGATGACAGGATCATATACACTTATATG GGATTGCTAATGAGTCGGGAGGAGGAGATTCACAATGGAGGTATATGGGAGAGGATACCCGTCTATTACTTCATGGATCCCTACTTCATG AGGGCATGCAATAAAGCATTACGTAGTTTTACTGGTTTTTCCACTGCTAATATTGGGCCTACTATTCTCGAGGCGGACTACATTTTAATCCCCTGTTATGTTGGAGATGTGCATTGGGTTTTGTTCATGTTCGGTACTAGACGATTTGAAGGTCTTATCATAGATTCAATGAATTACGAGCCGTCATATCGGGAGGATATACGAGTGGTG TCATGGTTGTTGCCGAGGCTATTGCATATGATACAGCCAGTGGAGGGGTGTGACCCTGCTTCAGCAGAGGTCCTAGCTCTACCGTCTAGACCAAAGCAACGAAAATCCAATGATTGTTGTCTTTATGTGATGAAATACATGGACTACTTCACAAAAGGATATGACTTAGCCACGGTACCGAATTGGTCGCAAGAGGAGGTGGATACCTTCAG GTGGATTTGTAGGTTTTGGTTTGGTTTTTCAATTGTTGGTGGATTTTTGTTGGTGTTTGGATTGTTGGTAGGAATGTGA